One part of the Coffea eugenioides isolate CCC68of chromosome 10, Ceug_1.0, whole genome shotgun sequence genome encodes these proteins:
- the LOC113749574 gene encoding uncharacterized protein LOC113749574, which produces MRSKARQQNRFLRIITYPARALGKARDFYVRSITSCSDNFGHGTVVMGMPSSNYAPSLPRSYSANSSASTDVNDDDLRELIRAASTRTSSDNIDINCLYLQQLIMKQQMSNSVAGPKSMPLRSCSVGMGKIDEENPSVFASEDNANMKPKDVYPRSRSHAVNRRSVVF; this is translated from the coding sequence ATGAGGAGCAAAGCAAGACAACAGAACAGATTCTTGAGAATCATCACATATCCAGCCAGGGCTTTAGGAaaagcaagggatttttacgTGAGAAGCATTACAAGTTGCAGTGATAATTTCGGCCACGGAACCGTTGTCATGGGCATGCCCTCATCAAACTACGCGCCGAGTTTGCCAAGGAGTTATAGTGCTAATTCATCAGCGTCGACTGATGTAAATGATGATGATTTAAGAGAGCTGATTAGAGCTGCTTCAACGAGGACTTCATCCGATAATATTGACATCAATTGCTTGTACCTGCAACAACTAATTATGAAGCAGCAAATGTCAAACTCGGTTGCTGGACCAAAAAGTATGCCACTAAGAAGTTGCAGCGTCGGCATGGGAAAGATTGATGAAGAAAACCCTTCTGTTTTTGCATCTGAAGACAACGCGAATATGAAGCCAAAAGACGTGTATCCAAGAAGCAGAAGCCATGCTGTTAATAGGAGGAGTGTTGTCTTCTGA
- the LOC113748848 gene encoding lecithin-cholesterol acyltransferase-like 1 has translation MKGIYLNFAVLSLAMLLCLCQAKTHLHPLILVPGTGGNQLEARLTAEYKPPSLFCNRWYPLKKDKNGWFRLWFDLSIILSPFTRCFADRMMLNYDPYLDDYYNAPGVETRVPNFGSIQSLLYLNPHLKHITAYMEPLARSLEQIGYVDGENLFGAPYDFRYGLAAEGHPSAVGSKFLSDLKHLIENASSSNGGKPVILLSHSLGGLFVLQLLNRNSPSWRQKYVKHFIALSAPWGGTVQQMITFASGYTLGIPLADPLIVRNEQRSSESNLWLLPSPKVFSQKKPLVIAQNASYSAHEIEQFLEDIGAPERVKPYKSRILPLVGKFVAPEVPITCIVGTGVETPETLLYGECGFDEQPEIIYGDGDGTANIISLLSVELEWADNRNQTLKVIKLPGVSHTDILQDDAALGEILGQINSINSEL, from the exons ATGAAAGGCATCTATCTGAATTTTGCTGTTCTTTCATTGGCCATGCTGCTGTGTCTATGCCAAGCAAAAACCCACCTTCACCCTTTGATCTTGGTACCCGGGACTGGAGGCAATCAACTAGAAGCTAGGCTAACCGCAGAGTACAAGCCTCCAAGCTTGTTTTGCAACCGGTGGTATCCATTGAAGAAGGACAAGAATGGTTGGTTTAGGCTGTGGTTCGATCTAAGTATCATATTATCCCCCTTCACTAGATGCTTTGCTGACCGCATGATGCTAAATTATGATCCTTACCTCGATGACTACTATAATGCCCCTGGAGTGGAGACTAGAGTTCCTAATTTTGGCTCTATTCAATCTCTCCTTTATCTTAATCCCCATCTCAA GCACATTACTGCATACATGGAGCCCCTTGCAAGGTCCCTGGAACAAATAGGTTACGTGGATGGTGAAAATCTATTCGGAGCACCATATGACTTTCGTTATGGTTTAGCAGCAGAAGGTCATCCATCAGCTGTTGGTTCCAAGTTTCTTAGTGACCTGAAACATCTAATAGAAAATGCAAGCTCTTCAAATGGAGGCAAGCCAGTGATCCTTCTATCCCACAGCCTAGGAGGCCTATTTGTCCTTCAACTACTCAACCGAAATTCGCCTTCTTGGCGTCAAAAATATGTCAAGCATTTCATCGCACTGTCTGCACCCTGGGGTGGCACAGTTCAGCAGATGATCACCTTTGCTTCTGGATATACGCTAGGGATTCCCCTTGCTGATCCTCTGATAGTCAGGAATGAGCAAAGGAGTTCTGAAAGTAACCTATGGCTCTTGCCTTCTCCTAAagtattttctcagaagaaaccactTGTGATTGCACAAAATGCGTCATATTCAGCACATGAAATTGAACAATTTCTTGAAGACATTGGAGCTCCAGAAAGAGTGAAGCCTTACAAATCGCGAATTTTGCCTTTGGTGGGAAAATTTGTGGCTCCTGAAGTGCCCATTACTTGCATAGTTGGCACTGGTGTGGAGACACCGGAGACCTTGTTGTATGGAGAATGCGGCTTTGATGAGCAACCTGAGATTATTTATGGAGATGGAGATGGAACAGCGAACATAATTAGCTTATTGTCTGTGGAACTGGAATGGGCAGATAATAGAAATCAGACCCTTAAGGTGATTAAACTTCCTGGGGTTTCTCATACTGATATACTGCAGGATGATGCAGCACTTGGTGAAATACTAGGACAAATTAACAGCATCAACTCTGAACTCTGA
- the LOC113748987 gene encoding uncharacterized protein LOC113748987: MSWLARSIANTLRLDDDDDDADADRHEYDAGVIKKPQQQHLNDVAQHHTSIFLHPAESLDLEEVDLEDRPGKSNSYHINSNNNNAVGDDNSNFEDIGDRSTNNQGRGVKEDLSEFRETLTRQLWGVASFLAPPPPPPPPPPLPRPRSFNWLESDRRRTELAERSGSGDEEMDGQFGQFRGFPQSFLEVGMPEEEEEEDDLLADAVGITEEALDFAENTAHHPETWLNFPLSEEEESDDFEISDLQFKHARAIEHLAPRLAALRRELCPAHMTEGYFWMVYFVLLHSRLDKHDVDLLTTPQLVKARTMWMHELQKQTKPESHWLGRDTFDLEERNYFPYESFDVASCEDNTPRFRSQTAFPLDSTALLVTSDSEPEKHPHESREIQFIDKTGHEENLTSATGNELLSGPPHKVPIEEYDEHEDDWLDDDSELEGYTGTAITLVNEEDVSFSDLEDDLDTMPTKSKVLVKD; the protein is encoded by the exons ATGTCATGGTTGGCTCGCTCCATAGCCAACACTCTCCGCCTCGATGACGACGACGACGATGCTGATGCTGACCGACATGAATATGATGCTGGCGTAATCAAGAAGCCTCAGCAACAGCACTTAAACGACGTCGCTCAACATCACACCTCAATTTTCTTGCATCCCGCCGAATCCCTCGATTTAGAAGAAGTAGACTTAGAAGATCGGCCCGGGAAAAGCAATAGTTATCATATTAACAGTAATAATAACAATGCCGTCGGGGATGATAATAGCAATTTCGAGGATATAGGCGATCGGAGTACGAATAATCAAGGGCGAGGGGTAAAAGAAGATTTATCTGAATTTAGGGAAACCCTGACGCGCCAGTTATGGGGAGTTGCTTCATTTCTAGCTCCTCCTCCTCCGCCTCCGCCACCTCCTCCGCTGCCGCGACCCAGGAGCTTCAATTGGTTAGAATCGGATCGGAGAAGAACGGAGCTTGCGGAGAGGTCGGGTTCGGGTGATGAGGAAATGGACGGGCAATTTGGGCAATTTCGGGGATTTCCGCAAAGTTTTTTGGAAGTGGGGATgccggaggaggaggaggaggaagacgATTTATTAGCCGACGCGGTGGGGATAACGGAGGAAGCTTTGGACTTTGCGGAGAATACGGCTCATCATCCCGAGACCTGGCTGAATTTTCCCTTGTCGGAGGAGGAAGAATCTGATG attttgaaatttctgatCTCCAGTTCAAGCATGCTCGAGCTATTGAACATCTTGCACCTAGATTAGCTGCTCTCAGAAGAGAGCTTTGCCCTGCCCATATGACTGAAGGCTACTTTTGGATGGTCTATTTTGTTCTTCTGCATTCGAGACTTGATAAACATGATGTTGATCTTTTGACTACACCCCAG TTGGTAAAAGCAAGGACCATGTGGATGCATGAGCTTCAAAAGCAGACAAAGCCAGAGTCACATTGGCTTGGAAGAGATACTTTTGACttggaagaaagaaattacTTTCCTTATGAAAGTTTTGATGTTGCTTCATGTGAAGACAATACGCCCAGATTCAGGTCTCAGACGGCATTTCCTCTTGATTCTACGGCTTTGCTGGTGACTAGTGACTCTGAGCCCGAGAAGCATCCACATGAAAGTCGTGAAATTCAGTTCATTGATAAAACTGGGCATGAAGAAAATCTAACAAGTGCGACAGGGAATGAGTTGCTATCTGGTCCACCCCATAAAGTACCAATTGAGGAATATGATGAGCATGAGGATGACTGGCTAGATGATGACTCAGAATTAGAGGGCTACACGGGAACTGCAATCACTTTGGTAAACGAAGAAGATGTGTCATTCAGTGATCTTGAGGATGACCTTGATACAATGCCTACAAAATCCAAAGTTCTTGTAAAGGACTAG
- the LOC113749282 gene encoding putative receptor protein kinase ZmPK1, translating into MLGSLLLLLLFWSSAFSFPGAFAYSRLTKGSSLSVENQEDVLISPNGLFTAGFHSVGINAYSFAIWFTEKLSNRTIVWMANRDHPVNGKHSKLTLLKDGNLILTDASKFISWATNTASASFVQILLQNTGNLVLTEKDNVLWQSFDVPTDTLLPGQPLTRYTRLISSRSQNNYSSGFYKLFFDDDNVLRLVFDGPETSSIYWPDPWLLSFEAGRTRYNDSRVAVLDSWGHFQSSDRVEFRADDYGPGIQRRLTLDFDGNFRLYSLDTTTRSWIASWEAMIGSCRIHGACGPNSLCSHYPSSGRKCSCLQGYRVKNYTDWAYGCEPEYQLPCNSREVTYIKLPHVNFYGYNIDILHNCTLEKCEKICNESRKCKGFQYRFNKENGVYDCYPKRAFRNGFISPTYSGMLHLKQPKALALAIDQPAKISSLICSSSSIVTLNRTYKKKGERESVRILLWFVPALGLLEMICIVSVWFFLYRSRRTSDKQPYVHLSTGFRKYSFSELKKATKNFGEEIGRGGSGIVYKGVLLDHRVAAVKRLKEANQDEAEFLAELSIIGRLNHMHLIDIWGYCAEGKHRLLVYEYSEHGSLAENLHCTVIDSKMRFEIALGTAKGLAYLHEECLEWVLHCDIKPQNVLLDSNYHPKLADFGLSKLLRRAEVNDLSFSKIRGTRGYMAPEWIGNLPITSKVDVYSYGVVLLEMVTGRSPKMHVQTFGVGGEMVEKTLIEWVREMVKGDSEITSWIDEILDPLLDNTQCDKGKMALLVRVALHCVEEDRKVRPTMRQVVEMLLH; encoded by the coding sequence ATGTTAGGCAGTCTTCTACTATTGCTGTTGTTCTGGTCGTCTGCTTTTTCATTTCCAGGAGCTTTTGCATATAGTCGGTTGACGAAGGGCTCATCTCTATCGGTCGAAAACCAAGAGGACGTTTTGATTTCTCCAAATGGTCTATTCACGGCTGGGTTCCACTCTGTTGGCATCAATGCTTACTCTTTTGCAATTTGGTTTACTGAAAAGCTAAGTAATCGCACTATAGTGTGGATGGCTAACCGAGACCACCCTGTAAATGGAAAACACTCGAAGCTCACTCTACTCAAGGATGGTAATCTCATCTTAACTGATGCCAGTAAGTTCATTTCTTGGGCGACCAACACAGCTTCAGCTTCTTTTGTTCAGATACTCCTTCAAAACACTGGAAACCTTGTCCTGACAGAAAAGGATAATGTTCTGTGGCAGAGTTTTGATGTTCCTACGGACACTCTTCTCCCGGGACAACCTTTAACTAGGTACACGAGGCTAATTTCATCAAGGAGCCAAAATAATTACTCTTCAGGTTTCTATAAGCTTTTCTTTGATGATGATAATGTCCTACGTCTGGTTTTCGATGGCCCTGAGACATCTAGCATCTATTGGCCTGACCCTTGGTTGTTAAGCTTTGAAGCCGGAAGAACAAGGTACAATGACAGCAGGGTTGCGGTACTCGATTCATGGGGTCACTTCCAATCATCTGATCGAGTTGAGTTCAGGGCTGATGATTATGGTCCTGGCATACAGAGAAGGTTGACCCTTGATTTTGATGGTAACTTCCGTTTATACAGCCTTGATACCACTACAAGGAGTTGGATTGCTTCATGGGAAGCTATGATTGGATCATGCAGGATTCATGGTGCTTGTGGTCCCAACAGTTTGTGCAGCCATTATCCTAGTAGTGGCAGAAAGTGTTCTTGTCTTCAAGGATACAGAGTTAAAAATTACACTGACTGGGCTTATGGATGTGAGCCTGAGTATCAGCTGCCATGCAACAGCAGAGAGGTAACATATATCAAGCTTCCTCATGTTAATTTCTATGGATATAATATTGACATTTTGCACAACTGTACATTGGAAAAATGTGAGAAGATATGCAATGAATCACGCAAGTGCAAAGGATTCCAGTACAGATTCAACAAGGAAAACGGAGTGTATGATTGTTATCCTAAAAGAGCTTTTCGTAATGGATTTATATCGCCTACTTACAGTGGAATGCTTCATTTGAAACAGCCTAAGGCCCTTGCACTCGCCATTGACCAGCCAGCAAAAATATCCAGCTTAATTTGCTCAAGTTCAAGCATTGTAACATTGAACAGGACTTACAAGAAGAAAGGTGAGAGGGAATCAGTAAGAATTCTGCTCTGGTTTGTCCCTGCTCTGGGATTGCTTGAGATGATCTGCATTGTTTCAGTATGGTTTTTCTTGTATAGATCTCGCAGGACCTCAGATAAGCAACCTTACGTGCATTTGTCAACAGGATTCAGAAAATACTCCTTTAGTGAGCTAAAGAAAGCTACTAAAAATTTTGGTGAAGAGATAGGACGAGGGGGTAGTGGGATAGTGTATAAAGGTGTGCTGTTGGATCATCGTGTGGCAGCAGTTAAGCGACTCAAGGAAGCTAACCAAGATGAAGCAGAATTTTTAGCAGAGTTGAGCATTATTGGGAGGCTTAACCACATGCACTTGATAGATATATGGGGATACTGTGCAGAGGGAAAACACCGGCTTTTGGTGTATGAGTACTCGGAACACGGTTCATTAGCCGAAAACTTGCATTGTACTGTGATTGACTCGAAGATGAGGTTTGAAATTGCTCTAGGCACTGCAAAAGGCCTTGCTTATTTACACGAAGAGTGCTTGGAGTGGGTTTTGCACTGTGATATAAAGCCTCAGAATGTACTTTTGGACTCCAACTACCACCCAAAGCTAGCAGATTTTGGACTTTCAAAGCTATTGAGGAGAGCTGAGGTTAATGATTTGAGCTTTTCAAAGATCAGGGGAACCAGAGGCTACATGGCTCCTGAATGGATTGGCAATCTTCCCATCACTTCAAAAGTTGATGTTTACAGTTACGGAGTGGTCCTGCTGGAGATGGTGACTGGAAGGAGCCCCAAAATGCACGTTCAAACATTTGGTGTCGGAGGAGAAATGGTCGAGAAAACATTGATTGAGTGGGTTAGGGAAATGGTAAAGGGAGATAGTGAAATTACATCCTGGATTGATGAAATATTAGACCCCCTGCTGGACAATACTCAATGTGATAAAGGAAAAATGGCATTACTAGTTAGGGTTGCTTTACATTGTGTTGAGGAAGATAGAAAAGTTAGGCCAACCATGAGACAGGTTGTAGAGATGCTTCTCCACTAA
- the LOC113748988 gene encoding protein MRG1-like isoform X1 gives MRGSENVAAEDSTTVSDDGGATTVTYNDIEDSKEHEKAVDLPPNPPQHPPTQPQASPYQEGELVLAYHNQRVYPAKIMKVDLLLNEWRYSVHYPGWKKSWDEVVGMDRLMKYTEENRQKQQEHNKKQEMESNAKPGSKQKILTGYSGLTTAGARGKKRRSGSVQMEKAMLLTEKRVNIHIPPGLKKLLVHDWECVTHLGKLVKLPCSPNVDEVLSKYYDYRLKKDDGDGCRLTGSVGEVVNGLRRYFDKALPAMLLYKNERQQYEEAITDNIAPSAVYGAEHLLRLFVKLPDILHSADIEDTILLELQEYLVDFLKFLQKNQSSFFAAAQQSTEISDLTIKKQEVYDN, from the exons ATGAGAGGCTCAGAAAACGTGGCTGCGGAAGATTCCACCACCGTATCAGATGATGGCGGAGCCACCACCGTCACCTATAACGACATTGAAGACAGCAAAGAACACGAAAAAGCCGTGGACTTGCCACCCAACCCGCCCCAACACCCGCCCACGCAGCCGCAGGCCAGTCCCTACCAAGAAGGAGAACTAGTCCTTGCTTATCATAACCAACGTGTCTACCCTGCCAAG ATAATGAAGGTTGATCTCTTACTGAATGAATGGAGGTATTCAGTGCATTATCCC GGGTGGAAAAAAAG TTGGGATGAAGTGGTAGGCATGGATCGCTTGATGAAATATACTGAAGAGAATCGACAAAAACAGCAGGAACACAACAAAAAGCAAGAAATGGAGAGCAATGCCAAGCCGGGGAGCAAACAGAAAATTTTGACTG GCTATTCTGGTTTGACCACTGCAGGTGCAAGAGGCAAGAAGCGAAGAAGTGGATCAGTTCAAATG GAGAAAGCAATGCTTTTGACAGAAAAGCGGGTGAATATCCATATTCCACCTGGATTAAAGAAACTGCTTGTTCATGATTGGGAATGTGTTACACACTTGGGCAAG CTAGTCAAACTTCCTTGCTCTCCAAATGTTGATGAAGTCTTGAGCAAGTATTATGATTACCGGCTCAAGAAGGACGATGG GGATGGATGCAGGTTAACTGGTTCTGTTGGAGAAGTAGTCAATGGTTTGCGTCGCTACTTCGATAAAGCTTTGCCTGCAATGCTGCTTTACAAGAATGAGCGGCAGCAATATGAAGAAGCAATAACAGATAATATTGCCCCTTCAGCTGTATATGGAGCTGAACATTTGTTGAGGCTATTTG TTAAATTGCCCGATATATTACACAGCGCTGATATTGAGGACACAATACTATTAGAGTTGCAAGAATACTTGGTGGACTTTCTCAA GTTCCTTCAGAAGAACCAAAGTAGTTTCTTTGCTGCTGCTCAGCAATCCACAGAAATCTCTGATTTAACCATTAAGAAACAAGAG GTATATGATAACTGA
- the LOC113748988 gene encoding protein MRG1-like isoform X3: MRGSENVAAEDSTTVSDDGGATTVTYNDIEDSKEHEKAVDLPPNPPQHPPTQPQASPYQEGELVLAYHNQRVYPAKIMKVDLLLNEWRYSVHYPGWKKSWDEVVGMDRLMKYTEENRQKQQEHNKKQEMESNAKPGSKQKILTGARGKKRRSGSVQMEKAMLLTEKRVNIHIPPGLKKLLVHDWECVTHLGKLVKLPCSPNVDEVLSKYYDYRLKKDDGDGCRLTGSVGEVVNGLRRYFDKALPAMLLYKNERQQYEEAITDNIAPSAVYGAEHLLRLFVKLPDILHSADIEDTILLELQEYLVDFLKFLQKNQSSFFAAAQQSTEISDLTIKKQEVYDN, from the exons ATGAGAGGCTCAGAAAACGTGGCTGCGGAAGATTCCACCACCGTATCAGATGATGGCGGAGCCACCACCGTCACCTATAACGACATTGAAGACAGCAAAGAACACGAAAAAGCCGTGGACTTGCCACCCAACCCGCCCCAACACCCGCCCACGCAGCCGCAGGCCAGTCCCTACCAAGAAGGAGAACTAGTCCTTGCTTATCATAACCAACGTGTCTACCCTGCCAAG ATAATGAAGGTTGATCTCTTACTGAATGAATGGAGGTATTCAGTGCATTATCCC GGGTGGAAAAAAAG TTGGGATGAAGTGGTAGGCATGGATCGCTTGATGAAATATACTGAAGAGAATCGACAAAAACAGCAGGAACACAACAAAAAGCAAGAAATGGAGAGCAATGCCAAGCCGGGGAGCAAACAGAAAATTTTGACTG GTGCAAGAGGCAAGAAGCGAAGAAGTGGATCAGTTCAAATG GAGAAAGCAATGCTTTTGACAGAAAAGCGGGTGAATATCCATATTCCACCTGGATTAAAGAAACTGCTTGTTCATGATTGGGAATGTGTTACACACTTGGGCAAG CTAGTCAAACTTCCTTGCTCTCCAAATGTTGATGAAGTCTTGAGCAAGTATTATGATTACCGGCTCAAGAAGGACGATGG GGATGGATGCAGGTTAACTGGTTCTGTTGGAGAAGTAGTCAATGGTTTGCGTCGCTACTTCGATAAAGCTTTGCCTGCAATGCTGCTTTACAAGAATGAGCGGCAGCAATATGAAGAAGCAATAACAGATAATATTGCCCCTTCAGCTGTATATGGAGCTGAACATTTGTTGAGGCTATTTG TTAAATTGCCCGATATATTACACAGCGCTGATATTGAGGACACAATACTATTAGAGTTGCAAGAATACTTGGTGGACTTTCTCAA GTTCCTTCAGAAGAACCAAAGTAGTTTCTTTGCTGCTGCTCAGCAATCCACAGAAATCTCTGATTTAACCATTAAGAAACAAGAG GTATATGATAACTGA
- the LOC113748988 gene encoding protein MRG1-like isoform X2 encodes MRGSENVAAEDSTTVSDDGGATTVTYNDIEDSKEHEKAVDLPPNPPQHPPTQPQASPYQEGELVLAYHNQRVYPAKIMKVDLLLNEWRYSVHYPGWKKSWDEVVGMDRLMKYTEENRQKQQEHNKKQEMESNAKPGSKQKILTGYSGLTTAGARGKKRRSGSVQMEKAMLLTEKRVNIHIPPGLKKLLVHDWECVTHLGKLVKLPCSPNVDEVLSKYYDYRLKKDDGDGCRLTGSVGEVVNGLRRYFDKALPAMLLYKNERQQYEEAITDNIAPSAVYGAEHLLRLFVKLPDILHSADIEDTILLELQEYLVDFLKFLQKNQSSFFAAAQQSTEISDLTIKKQEV; translated from the exons ATGAGAGGCTCAGAAAACGTGGCTGCGGAAGATTCCACCACCGTATCAGATGATGGCGGAGCCACCACCGTCACCTATAACGACATTGAAGACAGCAAAGAACACGAAAAAGCCGTGGACTTGCCACCCAACCCGCCCCAACACCCGCCCACGCAGCCGCAGGCCAGTCCCTACCAAGAAGGAGAACTAGTCCTTGCTTATCATAACCAACGTGTCTACCCTGCCAAG ATAATGAAGGTTGATCTCTTACTGAATGAATGGAGGTATTCAGTGCATTATCCC GGGTGGAAAAAAAG TTGGGATGAAGTGGTAGGCATGGATCGCTTGATGAAATATACTGAAGAGAATCGACAAAAACAGCAGGAACACAACAAAAAGCAAGAAATGGAGAGCAATGCCAAGCCGGGGAGCAAACAGAAAATTTTGACTG GCTATTCTGGTTTGACCACTGCAGGTGCAAGAGGCAAGAAGCGAAGAAGTGGATCAGTTCAAATG GAGAAAGCAATGCTTTTGACAGAAAAGCGGGTGAATATCCATATTCCACCTGGATTAAAGAAACTGCTTGTTCATGATTGGGAATGTGTTACACACTTGGGCAAG CTAGTCAAACTTCCTTGCTCTCCAAATGTTGATGAAGTCTTGAGCAAGTATTATGATTACCGGCTCAAGAAGGACGATGG GGATGGATGCAGGTTAACTGGTTCTGTTGGAGAAGTAGTCAATGGTTTGCGTCGCTACTTCGATAAAGCTTTGCCTGCAATGCTGCTTTACAAGAATGAGCGGCAGCAATATGAAGAAGCAATAACAGATAATATTGCCCCTTCAGCTGTATATGGAGCTGAACATTTGTTGAGGCTATTTG TTAAATTGCCCGATATATTACACAGCGCTGATATTGAGGACACAATACTATTAGAGTTGCAAGAATACTTGGTGGACTTTCTCAA GTTCCTTCAGAAGAACCAAAGTAGTTTCTTTGCTGCTGCTCAGCAATCCACAGAAATCTCTGATTTAACCATTAAGAAACAAGAGGTCTGA